One window of Campylobacter avium LMG 24591 genomic DNA carries:
- the rplU gene encoding 50S ribosomal protein L21, producing the protein MYAIFKHSGKQYKVSVGDELKLDRLQAEVKSSIEVSEVLAVNDKDLKVGAPFVAGAKVVLEVLAHSKDKKVIIYKKRRRKDSKLKRGFRRQVTRVRVSDIKA; encoded by the coding sequence ATGTATGCTATTTTTAAACATAGCGGCAAACAGTATAAAGTAAGCGTTGGCGATGAGCTAAAGCTTGATCGTTTGCAAGCTGAAGTAAAGTCTAGCATAGAAGTAAGCGAAGTGCTTGCTGTGAATGACAAGGACTTAAAGGTAGGTGCACCTTTTGTAGCTGGTGCAAAGGTTGTCTTAGAGGTTTTAGCACACTCTAAAGATAAGAAAGTGATTATTTACAAGAAAAGGCGTAGAAAAGATTCTAAGCTTAAAAGAGGCTTTAGAAGACAAGTAACTCGCGTAAGAGTAAGTGATATAAAGGCTTAA
- the rpmA gene encoding 50S ribosomal protein L27, translated as MAHKKGQGSTQNNRDSIGRRLGVKKFGGEFVRAGNIIIRQRGTATHLGNNVGMGKDHTIFALIDGFVKFERKDKNRKKVSVYPA; from the coding sequence ATGGCACACAAAAAAGGTCAAGGTTCAACTCAAAACAACAGAGATTCCATAGGTCGCCGCTTAGGCGTTAAGAAATTCGGCGGTGAATTTGTAAGAGCTGGAAATATCATAATCCGCCAAAGAGGCACTGCCACTCATTTGGGAAACAATGTAGGCATGGGCAAAGACCATACTATATTTGCTCTAATTGATGGATTTGTTAAATTTGAAAGAAAGGATAAAAACAGAAAAAAAGTTTCTGTTTATCCTGCGTAA
- a CDS encoding proline dehydrogenase family protein, translating to MVEESLKFAQSLQEKVTANIDESERIFHQKMQKLLNNPENKVMLIELLDRSFRCKNKAASFDLIEHTLNKFGIADFFTAFEKFLLFCFLNFGKIAPNFSVPFFVSHLRKDTSAMVLDASDEFLRAHSEKRQKENNITLNINLIGEEVLGEAEAKYRLEKYEETIKKDYIKYISIKITTIFSQINIIDFEYSKEEVVKRLDRLYALALEEEKKQGVEKFINLDMEEYKDLELTVDAFMESIAKFDIKAGIVLQAYIPDSYEYLKKLFAFSKERVLKGMKPIKIRFVKGANMESEETIASQRGWELPTFSKKVDTDSNYNKMLDFILQDDNYKYINIGIASHNIFEIAYAYTRIKNANALDSFSFEMLEGMSLQCSYELSNFHKLILYAPVCDEKHFNNAIAYLVRRLDENTSADNFMRYFFNLKVNDENYNAQKELFISSLKGIANLDNSPRRKQDRNKKSDIKGTYETNSFKNEPDTDFILAANRTWAKKIKEKYENLKALEIYPVIGDELKNTELNKMTVNDKINNQKVADVYLAGEKEIKQALEVAKNSKFKELDTEEIYKILNQVAINLRESRGDLIGIAALEVGKNFIEIDAEVSEAIDFVEFYPHSLRKLKEDNKNTKFKPKGVGVVIAPWNFPVGISVGTIAAPLAAGNTVIYKPSSLSSVTGYMLCKCFWDAGVPKDALIYLPSKGSDISKYLLVDEAVKFSVLTGGEETAYAMLKANPTLMLSAETGGKNATIVSKYADKDQAVKNIVHSAFSNSGQKCSATSLLILEKEVYEDEDFKKNLVDTAMSMSLGSPFVLKNKLCALADKPNDKLKKAMGELQSYESWALEPKFKDGNEYLMSPGIKYGTKKGDFTHKTELFAPILTVMCAKNLQEAITIANSTDYGLTAGFESLDEREWEYFHTNIEAGNIYINKPTTGAIVLRQPFGGIKKSAIGFGRKVGIYNYITQFTDISQDSADENLLDCEFAKKLDEASQNSNFASIKDELKKAALMAKSYAYHYKHEFSQVKEYVKVRGEENLFSYNKVSSFAYRIDKNDSLSDILGVILALNILNINAVLSYKNNANIELIKENLQNFGLKAKFVKEDEKAFVSSIPNYERVRFMGEVSKDSAIYKEAAANAKIVINTKPLINGRFELLLYHNEKSVSISYHRYGNLGNRALKERS from the coding sequence ATCGTTGAAGAAAGCTTAAAATTTGCACAAAGTTTGCAAGAAAAAGTTACAGCAAATATTGATGAAAGCGAAAGAATTTTTCATCAAAAAATGCAAAAACTACTAAACAATCCAGAAAATAAAGTAATGCTAATAGAATTACTAGACCGTTCTTTTCGTTGTAAGAATAAAGCCGCTTCGTTTGACCTTATAGAACATACCTTAAACAAATTTGGGATAGCTGATTTTTTCACAGCTTTTGAGAAATTTTTACTCTTTTGTTTTTTAAATTTTGGAAAAATTGCACCAAATTTCAGCGTGCCTTTCTTTGTATCGCATTTAAGAAAGGATACAAGTGCTATGGTGCTAGATGCTAGTGATGAATTTTTAAGGGCTCACAGCGAAAAGAGACAAAAAGAAAACAACATAACCTTAAATATAAATTTAATCGGCGAGGAAGTCTTGGGTGAGGCTGAGGCTAAATACAGACTAGAAAAATACGAAGAAACCATAAAAAAAGACTATATAAAATACATCTCTATAAAAATTACGACTATTTTTTCGCAAATTAACATTATAGATTTTGAGTACTCAAAAGAAGAGGTTGTAAAAAGACTTGATAGACTTTATGCTTTGGCCTTAGAGGAGGAGAAAAAACAAGGCGTAGAAAAATTCATAAATCTTGATATGGAAGAATACAAAGACCTAGAACTAACAGTTGATGCTTTTATGGAGAGCATTGCCAAATTTGACATAAAGGCGGGTATTGTTTTACAGGCTTATATACCTGATTCTTACGAGTATCTTAAAAAGCTTTTTGCCTTTTCAAAAGAAAGGGTTTTAAAAGGAATGAAGCCTATAAAAATTCGCTTTGTAAAGGGTGCAAATATGGAAAGCGAGGAAACTATCGCAAGCCAAAGAGGCTGGGAGCTTCCTACCTTTTCTAAAAAGGTTGATACAGATAGCAATTACAACAAAATGCTTGATTTTATCTTGCAAGATGATAACTACAAATACATAAACATAGGCATAGCAAGCCATAATATCTTTGAGATAGCCTACGCTTATACTAGGATAAAAAACGCAAATGCGTTGGATAGCTTTAGCTTTGAAATGCTTGAGGGTATGAGCTTGCAATGCTCTTATGAGCTTTCAAATTTCCATAAACTCATACTTTACGCCCCGGTTTGTGATGAAAAGCACTTCAACAACGCCATAGCATACCTTGTAAGAAGACTTGATGAAAACACAAGTGCTGATAATTTCATGCGTTATTTTTTCAATTTAAAAGTAAATGATGAAAACTACAATGCACAAAAAGAACTCTTTATAAGCTCCTTAAAAGGCATAGCAAATCTTGATAACAGCCCTAGAAGAAAGCAAGATAGAAACAAAAAATCAGACATAAAAGGCACTTATGAGACAAACAGCTTTAAAAACGAGCCAGATACTGATTTTATCTTAGCTGCAAATAGAACTTGGGCTAAGAAAATCAAAGAAAAATATGAGAATTTAAAAGCACTTGAAATTTATCCTGTAATTGGCGATGAGCTTAAAAACACCGAGCTAAACAAAATGACTGTAAACGATAAAATCAACAATCAAAAAGTAGCAGATGTGTATCTAGCAGGAGAAAAAGAAATCAAACAAGCCTTAGAGGTGGCAAAAAATTCTAAATTCAAAGAACTTGATACTGAGGAAATTTATAAAATTCTAAATCAAGTAGCCATAAATTTAAGAGAATCAAGAGGCGATTTAATAGGCATTGCTGCCTTAGAAGTGGGCAAAAATTTCATAGAAATTGACGCTGAGGTGAGCGAGGCGATTGACTTTGTTGAGTTTTACCCTCACTCTTTAAGAAAATTAAAAGAGGATAATAAAAATACCAAATTTAAGCCAAAGGGCGTTGGAGTTGTCATAGCACCTTGGAATTTCCCTGTTGGAATTTCAGTAGGAACCATAGCTGCACCACTTGCTGCGGGCAATACCGTGATTTACAAGCCATCTTCCTTATCAAGCGTTACTGGTTATATGCTTTGCAAATGCTTTTGGGATGCTGGTGTGCCAAAGGATGCTTTGATTTATTTACCATCTAAGGGTTCTGATATATCAAAATATCTCTTAGTTGATGAGGCTGTTAAATTCTCTGTCTTAACGGGTGGAGAAGAAACTGCTTATGCGATGTTAAAGGCAAATCCTACCCTAATGCTTAGTGCTGAAACAGGGGGCAAAAACGCTACAATCGTTTCAAAATACGCAGACAAAGACCAAGCTGTTAAAAATATAGTGCATTCAGCCTTTTCAAATTCAGGGCAAAAATGCTCAGCCACTTCCTTGCTGATACTTGAAAAGGAAGTTTATGAGGATGAGGACTTTAAAAAGAATTTGGTGGATACTGCCATGTCCATGTCTCTTGGCTCGCCTTTTGTGCTTAAAAACAAGCTTTGTGCCTTAGCTGACAAGCCAAATGATAAGCTTAAAAAGGCTATGGGTGAGCTTCAAAGCTATGAAAGCTGGGCTTTAGAACCTAAATTTAAAGATGGTAATGAATATTTAATGAGCCCGGGCATAAAATACGGCACCAAAAAAGGAGATTTCACGCACAAAACCGAGCTTTTCGCACCGATTTTAACAGTCATGTGTGCTAAAAATTTACAAGAAGCCATTACAATTGCAAATTCGACAGATTACGGTCTTACTGCTGGCTTTGAAAGCCTTGATGAAAGAGAGTGGGAGTATTTTCACACAAATATAGAAGCTGGAAATATTTACATAAACAAACCAACAACCGGTGCTATAGTGCTTCGTCAGCCTTTTGGTGGTATTAAAAAATCCGCCATTGGTTTTGGTAGAAAGGTTGGTATTTATAACTACATAACGCAATTTACAGATATAAGCCAAGATAGTGCAGATGAAAATTTACTTGACTGCGAATTTGCTAAAAAACTTGATGAAGCCTCACAAAATAGTAATTTTGCTTCTATAAAAGATGAGCTTAAAAAGGCTGCTTTAATGGCAAAAAGCTATGCTTACCACTACAAACACGAATTTTCTCAGGTAAAAGAATATGTAAAGGTAAGGGGTGAGGAAAATTTATTCTCATACAACAAGGTATCAAGTTTTGCGTATAGGATAGATAAAAACGATAGTTTAAGCGATATTTTAGGCGTAATCTTGGCCTTAAATATACTAAATATTAACGCTGTGCTAAGCTATAAAAACAATGCTAACATAGAGCTTATAAAAGAAAATTTACAAAACTTTGGCCTAAAGGCTAAATTCGTAAAAGAGGATGAAAAAGCCTTTGTAAGCTCGATACCAAACTACGAAAGAGTGCGCTTTATGGGCGAGGTCAGCAAGGACAGTGCTATATATAAAGAAGCTGCTGCAAATGCTAAGATAGTTATTAACACAAAACCGCTGATAAATGGTCGTTTCGAGCTTTTACTCTACCATAATGAAAAATCTGTGAGCATTTCTTATCACAGATATGGAAATCTAGGCAATAGAGCACTAAAAGAAAGGAGTTGA
- a CDS encoding L-lactate permease produces MDLANAYIQNFNPLSNIFLSALVAFLPILCFLLCLLVLKMKAYVAGFVTVIFASVVAVFVYSMPFSLVGASFVQGFINGLWPIAWIIIAAIFLYKLSVKSGSFEVIRQSVMSITPDHRIQVILIGFCFGSFLEGAIGFGGPVAITAALLVGLGLKPLYAAGLCLIANTAPVAFGAVGIPIIAMSNLVGVEQLQVSAMTGRMLVPLSLTVPFFIVFLMDGFKGLKETFPAILVAAISFTATQFYSSNHLGAELPDIVSAVVSLICTTIFLKFWSPKNIFRLDNETNFENKSSLSAGQIFKAWLPFLLLILCIVIWVQPWFKALFEKGGIFSYTQVSLVFSNLEGSILDPNNKQVSLGLPIHFVGFQAGTAILVAALLSIVFLRIKAEQISESFWETLKEMFIPCVTIGLVVSFAFISKNSGMSATLGMAFAQTGEAFAFFSPVIGWIGVFLTGSDTSSNLLFGTLQQVTARELGIGEALFLAANSVGGVVGKMISPQSIAIACAAVGLVGRESDLLKFTLKYSIGFIVIIAIWTAIIAFFMQGIIPDVVPLQR; encoded by the coding sequence ATGGATCTTGCAAATGCGTATATACAAAATTTTAATCCACTTTCAAACATATTTTTAAGTGCCTTGGTGGCCTTTTTGCCCATACTGTGCTTTTTGCTGTGTTTGCTAGTGCTTAAGATGAAAGCTTATGTGGCAGGTTTTGTTACTGTTATATTTGCTTCTGTGGTGGCTGTTTTTGTTTATTCTATGCCTTTTTCTTTGGTGGGAGCTTCCTTTGTACAAGGCTTTATCAACGGACTTTGGCCTATTGCGTGGATAATTATAGCAGCAATCTTTCTTTATAAGCTTTCTGTTAAGTCTGGTTCTTTTGAGGTTATAAGACAAAGCGTTATGTCAATCACCCCTGATCATAGAATTCAAGTGATTTTGATAGGCTTTTGTTTTGGTTCTTTTTTAGAAGGTGCGATAGGCTTTGGAGGTCCTGTTGCCATCACCGCTGCCTTGCTTGTTGGGCTTGGACTTAAGCCTTTGTATGCGGCTGGACTTTGTTTGATAGCAAATACCGCACCGGTTGCCTTTGGTGCTGTTGGAATTCCTATCATAGCTATGAGTAATTTAGTTGGAGTAGAGCAACTTCAAGTATCAGCAATGACAGGTCGTATGCTTGTGCCACTTTCTTTAACAGTTCCATTTTTCATAGTCTTTTTGATGGATGGTTTTAAAGGCCTTAAAGAAACCTTTCCTGCTATCTTAGTGGCTGCCATATCTTTTACCGCAACTCAGTTTTACAGCTCAAATCACCTAGGTGCCGAGCTTCCTGACATAGTATCTGCTGTTGTTTCCTTGATATGTACTACAATTTTCCTAAAATTTTGGTCTCCAAAAAACATCTTTAGACTTGACAATGAAACAAATTTTGAAAATAAAAGCTCTTTAAGTGCTGGGCAAATTTTTAAAGCTTGGTTGCCATTCTTGCTTTTAATCCTTTGTATAGTAATCTGGGTTCAGCCTTGGTTTAAGGCTCTTTTTGAAAAGGGTGGAATTTTTTCTTACACTCAAGTAAGCCTAGTTTTTTCAAATCTTGAAGGAAGCATTTTAGATCCAAATAACAAGCAAGTATCCTTAGGACTTCCTATACATTTTGTAGGTTTTCAAGCAGGAACAGCGATTTTAGTAGCCGCACTTCTTAGCATAGTCTTTTTAAGGATTAAGGCAGAGCAAATTTCTGAAAGCTTTTGGGAAACCCTTAAGGAAATGTTTATACCTTGTGTAACCATAGGTTTGGTTGTTTCTTTTGCCTTTATATCTAAAAATAGCGGTATGAGTGCAACCTTGGGTATGGCTTTTGCACAAACAGGCGAGGCCTTTGCTTTCTTTAGTCCGGTAATTGGCTGGATAGGAGTATTCTTAACCGGTTCTGATACAAGCTCAAATCTCTTGTTTGGAACGCTTCAGCAAGTTACAGCTAGAGAGCTTGGAATAGGCGAAGCCTTATTCTTAGCAGCAAATTCAGTTGGTGGTGTTGTTGGTAAGATGATTTCGCCTCAAAGTATAGCCATTGCTTGTGCTGCTGTGGGGCTCGTAGGAAGAGAATCTGACTTGCTTAAATTTACGCTTAAAT